The nucleotide sequence AAGTTAGCCCAGAGCTATGGTGTTGATACTTTTCGCCTTGAGGAAGAAAAGGATGTAGAAGAGGGACTAAAGAAGATGCTGAGTTGTAAGGGGGCTTGTGTTGTGGATGTACGTATTTCACCCGAGGAAAATGTTTATCCTATGGTGCCTGCAGGAGCACCTATTTCTCACATGTTACTGGTTTGAGGTGCTGTATGGAATATATTGTGTCTTTATTGGTAGAAAATAAGGCAGGGGTTTTGTCTAGAATTGTCAATCTCTTTAGTGGTAGAGGTTACAATATAGAAATGTTGAATGTGGCTCCAACTATGGACCCCTTACTTTCTCGGATGACGATTGTCACAAGCGGAGATGAAAGGGTATTGGAGCAGATTAATAAGCAGTTGAACAAGGTAATAGATGTTGTAAAGGTTGTAGAATATAGAGGTAGACCGTATGTGGA is from Deltaproteobacteria bacterium and encodes:
- the ilvN gene encoding acetolactate synthase small subunit, with protein sequence MEYIVSLLVENKAGVLSRIVNLFSGRGYNIEMLNVAPTMDPLLSRMTIVTSGDERVLEQINKQLNKVIDVVKVVEYRGRPYVEREMALVKMHTDANTRAEILRIVDIFRANVVSVARDSYTIEVTGDSGKINAILNLLEPLGIKELARTGKVAMTRGE